The following is a genomic window from Sedimenticola thiotaurini.
GCTCACTGGGCATCAATATTGAGTTGGAGCGGGAATAGGGTCCGGCATCACGCGTCGTAACGTAGCGAATACCGAGACAAACACCGGAACCCGACAGCAGGAGATACGATCTTGAAAGATCTATTAAAAATTCTGAAGCAGCAAGGGCAGACTGAAGATTTTGACGCGATCAAAATTGGTCTGGCTTCACCCGACATGATCCGTTCATGGTCCTATGGCGAAGTTAAAAAGCCTGAGACGATCAACTACCGGACCTTCAAGCCGGAGCGCGAAGGGCTGTTCTGTGCCAAGATCTTTGGCCCGACCAGCGACTATGAATGCCTGTGCGGAAAATACAAGCGCCTGAAACATCGCGGCGTGGTTTGTGAGAAGTGCGGCGTGGAAGTGACTCTGGCCAAGGTGCGCCGTGAACGGATGGGCCACATCGAACTGGCCAGCCCGGTTGCTCACATCTGGTTCCTGAAATCACTGCCATCCCGGATTGGTCTGCTGCTGGATATGACCCTGCGGGATATTGAGCGGGTACTCTATTTCGAGTCCTTTGTGGTGGTTGATCCCGGCATGACCCCGCTGGAGCGTGGTCAGCTGCTTAATGACGACCAGTACCTGGAAGCAATTGAAGAGAACGGCGACGAATTTGATGCCCGTATGGGTGCTGAAGCGGTTTACGAACTGCTCAGCTCCCTGAACCTGCCGAAAGAGATCGAAATTCTGCGGGAGGAGATTCAGGGTACCAACTCGGAAACCAAGCTGAAGAAGCTGAGCAAGCGTCTTAAGCTGGTGGAGTCGCTGCACGAGTCCGGCAACCGCCCCGAGTGGATGGTGATGACCGTACTGCCAGTGCTGCCGCCCGAACTGCGCCCCTTGGTGCCGCTGGACGGTGGCCGCTTCGCCACCTCGGATCTGAATGATCTGTATCGTCGGGTGATCAACCGTAACAATCGTCTCAAAAGACTGCTGGATCTGAATGCGCCGGATATCATCGTGCGTAACGAGAAGCGCATGCTGCAGGAGTCGGTTGATGCCCTGCTGGATAACGGTCGACGCGGTCGCGCCATTACCGGCACCAACAAGCGCCAGCTGAAATCACTGGCGGATATGATCAAGGGTAAGCAGGGTCGCTTCCGGCAGAATCTGCTGGGTAAGCGCGTGGACTATTCCGGTCGTTCAGTGATCGTGGTCGGTCCGACCCTGAAGCTGCACCAGTGCGGCCTGCCTAAGAAGATGGCGCTGGAACTGTTCAAGCCGTTTATCTTCTCCAAGTTGCAGTTGCGCGGCCTGGCCACCACCATCAAAGCGGCCAAAAAGCTGGTCGAACGTGGTACCAGTGAGGTGTGGGATATACTGGAAGAGGTGATCCGGGAACATCCGGTCATGCTGAACCGTGCACCCACACTGCATCGTCTGGGTATCCAGGCGTTTGAGCCGGTGCTGGTCGAAGGCAAGGCTATTCAGCTGCATCCGTTGGTCTGTACCGCCTTTAACGCCGACTTCGATGGTGACCAGATGGCGGTCCATGTACCGCTCTCCATCGAGGCGCAGCTGGAAGCGCGCAGCCTGATGATGTCGACCAACAACATCCTTTCCCCGGCCAATGGCGAGCCTATCATTGTACCTTCACAGGACGTGGTGCTGGGTCTCTACTTCATGACCCGGGAACGCATTAATGCCAAGGGTGAGGGGATGGTGTTTGCCGACCTCGCTGAAGTGCACCGTGCCTATGAGGCGCGCATGGTCGACCTGCAGGCCAAGGTCAAAGTGCGTCTGACTGAAAAGGTGAAGGATGAAGATGGTGAGGAACAGACGGTGCGACGTCTGGTCGACACCACTGTCGGTCGAGCCCTGCTGTCCGAGATTCTGCCCAAGGGTCTGCCGTTTGAATTGGTCAACATGGCTATGGGTAAACGCCAGATCTCCAGTCTGGTGGATGCCTGCTATCGGCGTGTCGGTCTCAAGGAGACCGTTATCTTTGCCGACCAGGTGATGTACATGGGCTTCCGTTTCGCCACCCGTGCCGGTGTCTCCATCGGAATGAACGACATGATCATCCCCGAGGAGAAAGGGCCGATCCTGGCGGCGGCGGAAAAAGAGGTCAAGGAGATCCAGAACCAGTACGCCTCCGGTCTGGTGACCAATGGCGAGCGCTACAACAAAGTGGTGGATATCTGGTCCCATACCAATGACCAGGTAGCCAAGGCCATGATGGCCCACCTGGGCCAGGAGACTGTGATTGACCGTGAAGGCAACGAGGTCAAGCAGGACTCCTTCAACTCGATCTACATGATGGCTGACTCCGGTGCTCGAGGTTCGGCGGCACAGATTCGTCAGCTGGCCGGTATGCGTGGCCTGATGGCCAAGCCGGATGGTTCCATTATCGAGACGCCCATTACAGCAAACTTCCGTGAGGGTCTGGACGTACTGCAGTACTTCATCTCGACCCACGGCGCCCGTAAGGGTCTGGCGGATACCGCGCTGAAGACCGCCAACTCCGGATACCTGACCCGTCGCCTGGTCGATGTGGCGCAGGACATGGTGGTGCTGGAAGACGACTGTGGTACCGAGGAAGGGTTGGACATGCATCCCATCATTGAAGGTGGTGATGTGGTCGAGCCGTTGCGCGAGCGGATCCTGGGTCGAGTGCTGGCCGAGGCGGTCTACAAGCCTGGCAGTGATGAGATGGTGTTTGACCGCGGCACCCTGCTGACCGAAACGTCAGTCGAGAAGCTGGAAAAACTGGGTGTGGATCATGTGCGCGTGCGCTCTGCCATTACCTGTGAATCCAAGGTGGGCGTCTGCTCCATGTGTTATGGCCGTGATCTGGCACGTGGTCACAAAGTCAATATCGGTGAATCGGTCGGTGTGATTGCCGCCCAGTCGATTGGTGAGCCGGGAACCCAGTTGACCATGCGTACCTTCCATATCGGTGGTGCGGCATCCAGGGCAGCAGCGGTGAACAGTATCGAGGTCAAGACCGCCGGTATTGTACGTCTGCACAATATCAAAACCGTGGAACATCATTCAGGCAACCTGGTGGCGGTATCCCGCTCCGGTGAACTGACGGTGGTTGATGAGGTGGGCCGCGAGCGCGAGCGCTATAAGGTGCCCTACGGTGCGAATATTCGCGCCGCCGACGGTGAAGAGGTTACCGGCGGCCAGTTGGTGGCGGACTGGGATCCCCATACCCATCCGGTGATTACCGAGGTGGCCGGTACGGTACAGTTCGTCGAATTTGCTGACGGTATCAGTGTGCAGCAGCAGGTGGATGATGTCACCGGCCTCTCCTCGCTGGCGATTATCGATCCGAAGCAGCGGCCAACCGCGGGCAAGGATATGCGCCCCATGGTCAAGCTGGTGGATGATGAGGGCAACGACCTGAACATCGCCGGAACCGATATCCCGGCCCATTACTACCTGCCGGCTGGCGCGGTGGTCATCGTGACCGATGGTGGACGGGTTCAGATCGGTGACACCCTGGCGCGTATCCCGCAGGAGTCTTCCAAGACCCGTGATATCACCGGTGGTCTGCCCCGGGTGGCCGATCTGTTCGAGGCGCGCAAGCCGAAGGATCAGGCGATACTGGCGGAAGCGACCGGTACGGTCGGCTTCGGCAAGGATACCAAGGGCAAGCAACGACTGGTCATCACGGATGCGGATGGTGAGCAGCATGAAGACCTGATTCCAAAGTGGCGTCATGTCAACGTCTTCGAGGGCGAGCACGTGGCCAAGGGCGAAGTGGTGTCCGATGGTGAGTACAATCCCCATGACATTCTGCGTCTGAAGGGTGTAACCGCCCTGGCCGACTACCTGGTGAAGGAGATCCAGGATGTCTATCGCCTGCAGGGTGTGAAGATCAATGACAAGCACATCGAGGTGATTATTCGCCAGATGCTGCGCAAGGTGGAGATCACCGCACCTGGCGACACCCGATTCCTGCGCGG
Proteins encoded in this region:
- the rpoC gene encoding DNA-directed RNA polymerase subunit beta' gives rise to the protein MKDLLKILKQQGQTEDFDAIKIGLASPDMIRSWSYGEVKKPETINYRTFKPEREGLFCAKIFGPTSDYECLCGKYKRLKHRGVVCEKCGVEVTLAKVRRERMGHIELASPVAHIWFLKSLPSRIGLLLDMTLRDIERVLYFESFVVVDPGMTPLERGQLLNDDQYLEAIEENGDEFDARMGAEAVYELLSSLNLPKEIEILREEIQGTNSETKLKKLSKRLKLVESLHESGNRPEWMVMTVLPVLPPELRPLVPLDGGRFATSDLNDLYRRVINRNNRLKRLLDLNAPDIIVRNEKRMLQESVDALLDNGRRGRAITGTNKRQLKSLADMIKGKQGRFRQNLLGKRVDYSGRSVIVVGPTLKLHQCGLPKKMALELFKPFIFSKLQLRGLATTIKAAKKLVERGTSEVWDILEEVIREHPVMLNRAPTLHRLGIQAFEPVLVEGKAIQLHPLVCTAFNADFDGDQMAVHVPLSIEAQLEARSLMMSTNNILSPANGEPIIVPSQDVVLGLYFMTRERINAKGEGMVFADLAEVHRAYEARMVDLQAKVKVRLTEKVKDEDGEEQTVRRLVDTTVGRALLSEILPKGLPFELVNMAMGKRQISSLVDACYRRVGLKETVIFADQVMYMGFRFATRAGVSIGMNDMIIPEEKGPILAAAEKEVKEIQNQYASGLVTNGERYNKVVDIWSHTNDQVAKAMMAHLGQETVIDREGNEVKQDSFNSIYMMADSGARGSAAQIRQLAGMRGLMAKPDGSIIETPITANFREGLDVLQYFISTHGARKGLADTALKTANSGYLTRRLVDVAQDMVVLEDDCGTEEGLDMHPIIEGGDVVEPLRERILGRVLAEAVYKPGSDEMVFDRGTLLTETSVEKLEKLGVDHVRVRSAITCESKVGVCSMCYGRDLARGHKVNIGESVGVIAAQSIGEPGTQLTMRTFHIGGAASRAAAVNSIEVKTAGIVRLHNIKTVEHHSGNLVAVSRSGELTVVDEVGRERERYKVPYGANIRAADGEEVTGGQLVADWDPHTHPVITEVAGTVQFVEFADGISVQQQVDDVTGLSSLAIIDPKQRPTAGKDMRPMVKLVDDEGNDLNIAGTDIPAHYYLPAGAVVIVTDGGRVQIGDTLARIPQESSKTRDITGGLPRVADLFEARKPKDQAILAEATGTVGFGKDTKGKQRLVITDADGEQHEDLIPKWRHVNVFEGEHVAKGEVVSDGEYNPHDILRLKGVTALADYLVKEIQDVYRLQGVKINDKHIEVIIRQMLRKVEITAPGDTRFLRGEQAEKARVLEENQRVEAEGKQPALWEPILLGITKASLATESFISAASFQETTRVLTEAAVRGSSDSLVGLKENVIVGRLIPAGTGLSYHNERHKRRDEELNAESADAKVEMDADEVAEAIKQALNTADSE